TCGCTTCGAAAAATTCGCACGCATCTTCCACGGTCATATCGAGCACTTCATTAATCGCTTTTCCCTTATATTTGATCTCAAGGGTCTCACGATTGTAGCGTTTCCCGTGACACTCATCGCACATCACATAGATATCGGGAAGGAAATGCATCTCCACTTTAATGAGGCCATCGCCCTGACAATGCTCACAGCGGCCGCCTTTCACGTTAAAACTAAAACGCCCCGGTTGATAGCCCCGTGCCCGCGCTTCTGGTGTGCCGGCAAAGAGCTCACGAATGGGGGTGAAAAGTCCGGTGTAAGTAGCGGGATTGGAACGCGGCGTTCGCCCAATCGGGCTCTGGTCGATATTGACAATCTTATCAATATGCTCAAGGCCATTAAGCGCCTTATGCGGGGCAATCTCAACGCTATGATTATCGTTGAGCGCACGAGCAATGGCGCCATAGAGCGTGTCATTGACGAGCGTTGATTTCCCCGATCCTGAAACACCGGTAACGCAGGTTAAGAGTCCGAGCGGGAATTTTGCGGTGACATTTTTAAGGTTGTTGCCGGTTGCGCCCACAAGTTCTAAAAATCGTTCAGGATCGGGCGCGGTGCGCTCTGTGGGCACCTCAATTTTTTTACGCCCTGAGAGATAGGCGCCGGTGAGGGAATGTTTATTTTTCTTGATTTGAAGTGGGGTGCCTTCCGCAACAATATTTCCGCCGTGAACCCCTGCACCAGGGCCAATATCGACGATATAGTCTGCGGCGTTAATGGCATCTTCGTCGTGCTCCACCACAATGACGGTATTGCCAAGATCGCGGAGGTGAATAAGCGTTTTTAAGAGGCGATCATTATCGCGCTGATGAAGGCCGATCGACGGCTCATCGAGTACATAGAGAACGCCCACCAGTCCCGCACCAATTTGAGAGGCAAGACGAATCCGCTGCGCTTCACCACCTGAGAGGGTTTCCGCCGAACGGGAGAGATTGAGGTAATCGAGCCCCACATTGACTAAAAAGCCAAGGCGTTCGACGATCTCTTTAAAGATCTTATCGGCAATTTCCGCTTTCGCCCCTTTGAGTTCGACAGTTTTAGCCCAGTCGAGCGCTTCATCGATGGGAAGGGCGGTAATTTGATGGATCGCTTTATTGGCAATCAAGATATTTTGCGCAGCTTCCCCTAATCGGCTCCCGTGACATTTCGGGCAAGGGCGCGTCGCTAAAAATCGGGTAAGATTTTCACGCACCACCTGCGAATCGGTCTCATGATAGCGGCGCTCAAGATTGGGTAAAATCCCCTCAAATTCATGAATGCGAATAGAGCGTTTGCCTTGATTGGTCACATAGTGAAATTCGATCTCTTCACTGCCACTGCCGTAAAGCACGATCTCTTGGATCTTTTTCGGCAATTCCTCAAAGGGCGTATCGATATTAAATTGATAGTGCGCCGCAAGGGATTGGAGCATGGCAAAATAGTAGGCGGAATTTTTATCCCAGCCACGAATCGCGCCATCAGAGAGCGGAAGCGAGCGCGAGGTGATCACTTTATCCGGGTCGAAAAATTGGCTCACGCCTAACCCTTCACAACTCGGGCAAGCACCGGCAGGATTATTAAACGAGAAGAGACGCGGCTCAAGCTCCGGAATGGAAAATCCGCACTCAGGACAGGCGTAATTGGCGGAAAAACTGAGCTCTGTTTCACCGCTTTGCATATCGACAATTTGCGCCAGCCCATCGGAAAGATCGAGCGCAATTTCAAGCGATTCCGCCAGACGTAGCGCAAGATCGGGACGAACGCGGAAGCGGTCAACCACCACATCAACGGTGTGATTTTGCTTGGGATTGATCGTGGGAATTTGGTCGATCTCATAGACCTCACCATCAATGCGCACTCGCAAAAATCCTTGCGCTTTGAGCTCATCGAAGAGTTTTGCGTGCTCGCCTTTTCGATTTCGAATAATGGGCGAAATCAGCATGAGGCGCTTTTCATCGGAGAGTTCGAGCGTCATATCCACCATCTGGGTGATGGTTTGGGCATTGAGCGGGAGTTTATGCGTTGGGCAATGGGGCGTACCGATCCGCGCGAAAAGGAGGCGAAGATAGTCGTAAATTTCAGTAACCGTGCCCACCGTTGAGCGCGGATTATGGGAGGTGGATTTTTGCTCAATGGAGATCGCGGGCGATAATCCGGCAATGTGATCAACATCGGGTTTATCCATCATTGAGAGGAATTGGCGCGCGTAAGCCGAGAGCGATTCCACATAACGGCGCTGCCCTTCGGCGTAGAGCGTATCAAAGGCGAGCGACGATTTGCCCGATCCCGAAAGCCCGGTAATCACGATCAGTTTATTGCGCGGCAGGGTGAGATTGATGTTTTTAAGATTGTGGGTGCGAGCCCCTTGAATGATAATATCGTCCATAAATTATCCTTAAATCAAAATCCCCGCACCGAGCGGGGAATCTGACGTTGAATGTAGAAATCTACAGGTCTGTTCTTCGTGTGTTTGTTGCGTTTAGATCAGCTGATTTTCTTTGGTCACCATCAGCGCTTGTAAAATATTGAGCGCCTCGTAGAGATAGTAATCGGTCTCCGCATGTTTGCTGTTATCGATGTAGTGAATCTCAGCGGGCGCGTTGCCATTTTCATTTTCAAGATGGCCTTTAATGTCTTGCTCGCGGATCGATAAGAGTTGCGTTTGCAGCTCTACATTGACTGGCGCCACCATCACATCGGGGATAATCCCGGTGGTTTGAATGGAGGTGCCGTTGGGCGTGTAGTAGCGCGCGGAGGTATATTTTAACCCTTGACCGTCCGCAAGATCGATCACTGTCTGCACCGAGCCTTTTCCAAAGCTCTTTTCACCAACGACTAACGCACGTTTTTGGTCTTGAAGGGCTCCAGCAACGATCTCGGAGGCGGACGCTGAACCTGAGTTAATCAGCACAATAATCGGCGCTCCGGCAAGAAGATCGCCTTTGGTCGCGCTAAAGGATTCTTGCGCATGTTCGGCGCGGCCTTTGGTGTAGACAATCAGTCCATTTTGAATGAAGAGATCCGAGAGCGATACCGCTTCATCAAGGAGTCCACCGGGGTTATTGCGCAGGTCAAGAATCATCCCTTTAATCGCCCCTTTTTTGGCAATCGCATGGGTTTGCATCTCTTTGATGGCGCTTTCCACCTCTTTGGTGCTGCCTTCTTGGAATTGGCTGAGGCGCACATAGGCGATCGAATCGTTGAGCGTTTCATATTGCACGCTTTTCGTTTTGATCACATCGCGGATAATCTCAAAGGTGAGCGGGGTGTTTGATTGATCACGAAGCACTTTAATGGTAACCGTCGTGCCCACATCGCCGCGCAGCATTTTAATCGCTTTATCGGTATCGATGGTTTGAACGGCAATGTCGTCGATCTGAATAATATTGTCGCCCGGTTTGATTCCCGCTTTTTCCGCAGGACTGCCATCAATCGGAGAGATCACCTTGATAAATCCGCGATCGGCAGTGACTTCAATGCCAAGGCCGGCAAATTCACCAGAAGTGCTCTCTTTGGCGGACTCATATTCATCTTGAGTATAAAACGTCGAGTGTGGATCAAGCCCTGAGAGCATTCCTTTAATGGCGTTGGTCATGAGGTCTTTATCGCTAATTGGGTCGACGTAATTTTCTTTGAGTTGTTCTAAAGTTTCAATAAAAAGACGCACATCGTCAATGGGAAGAGGATCGTGCGACGAAGCACTTGGCATCGCCGGAACGGTGATCGGAGCATCACTAATATCGCTCTGCGGAGTCTCGTCTGCAAGGGGTGAGCCTTGGGCGAGTCCGAGTGTGAGCTGTCCGGTTAAAAATAGGGCAAGCCAGAGACGTTTGAATTTCATCGTTATATCCTCTTTTGTGTTGCAGGGTCTGATACGGCCTTATTAGTAAGTGTTGCAGCGCGTATCAGACTCCCAGCTTAATTATTGAAAATTCACTAGGTTTTTCCCAGTCATCTCAGAGGGCTGTTTTACCCCGATGAGACTTAAAATCGTCGGTGATAGATCGCAGAGCGAACCATCGGGCGAAAGGGTGGCTTTACGTCCAAGATAGATTAAGGGAACCGGGCCTGTGGTATGCGCTGTGTGAGGTTGCTCCGTTGCAGGGTCCCACGTTTTTTCCGCATTGCCGTGGTCGGCGGTAACGAGCATTTCACCGCCCATCGCTTTCACCGCTTCATATACTTTACCAATGCCACTATCCACCGCTTCTACCGCTTTCACGATCGCGTCAAATACGCCGGTATGGCCGACCATATCAGGATTGGCGTAGTTACAGATAATCACATCAAATTTACCCGAATGAATCGCTTCAACAAGCTTTTCAGTCACTTCCGGCGCACTCATTTCAGGCTGAAGATCGTAGGTTGCCACCTTCGGTGAGCTCACTAAAATGCGCTCTTCATTGGGGAAGACTTTCTCTTCACCGCCATTAAAGAAGAAGGTCACATGCGGATATTTTTCCGTTTCAGCAATGCGAAGTTGCGCTAAGCCTTCATGAGCAAGGACTTCCCCTAAACCGTTTTTAATCTCAACGGGAGGGTAAGCGATCTCAACATTGAGCCCTTCTTGATATTGAGTAAGCGTAATGTAATGAGAGAGTTTCGGGCGATATTTTGGAGTAAAGCCTTCAAAATCATCTTCAGTAAAGGGGTAGGTGATTTCGCGAGCACGGTCGGCGCGGAAGTTCATAAACACCACGGCATCGCCATGATTGATTTTTACTTTTTCACCGATCACGGTTGGCTCAACAAATTCATCGTTTTCGCCACGCTCATACGCGGCTTCAAGCCCTTCAAGTGTGCTCTCTGCATGATATTCCCCAAGGCCTTGGCTAATGAGATTGTACGCTTTTTCCACGCGATCCCAACGTTTATCACGGTCCATCGCAAAGTAGCGACCGATCATGGTGGCAACGCGGCCTTTGCCTAAAGATTTAAAGAGTGCGTCGGCTTTTTCGAGCGAGGCTTTCGCTGAGCGTGGAGGCATATCGCGGCCATCTAAGAAAGCGTGAAGATAGATCTCTTCCACCCCTTTTTCCACCGCTTGTTTAATGAGCGCGAAGATGTGCGCTTCATTGGAATGAACGCCACCGGGGGATAAAAGACCAAAGACGTGAAGGGCTTTGCCTTCCTCTTTAATGTCGCTAAATGCGCTATTGATCACAGGATTTCGGCCAAGTTCGCCGGTTTCAATCTCTTGGGTGATGCGGGTGAAATCTTGATATACCACGCGTCCCGCGCCGATATTCATATGCCCAACTTCAGAGTTACCCATCTGACCATCGGGGAGGCCGACAAACTCACCAGAGGTATTGATTAAGGTGGTCGCACCGATTTCTAAAAAACGATCCCAATTGGGCGTATTCGCTGCCGCAATTGCATTATTTTCCGTTTCCTTACGGAAACCCCAACCATCTAAGATACAGAGAACCAAGGGTTTTGGCGTGTTCATTTAAATGAAATCCTTCTTAATTAAAATCAAATACTCCAATATTATAGGTGAAAGTAGAGAAAATATCAGAAGAGATCGACCGAAAAAGGAAAGTTTTCCACGCAAAAAACCATTTTAATTAAAGGGCGTTTTCCGTGATAGGGGGGAAAGCGTTTACCCGGAGCGCCAAAAAATGGACAAAGCTTGCTAAACTTAGGTCACAAAAAGGTCATACTGGCCTGATAAAAGAGTACGATCGCATCGTATTTTGTCACGATTTTGTGAATATTTCGCGAGGGTTTCGCGGGAGAAAAGTGCAGACGAACGGCGCGAGATAAGGTATGATATAGGCAATTTTCATGAAATGTTTGTTAGATTTGCAAATAAAGGAAACAGAAGCATGGGTGCATTAAGTATTTGGCATTGGTTAATCGTTTTATTAGTGGTGGTTTTAGTCTTTGGTACCTCAAAACTCCGCAATATGGGTAAAGATTTAGGTTCGGCGGTAAAAGGCTTTAAAGAAGCGGTCGGCGAAGGCGAAAAAGAAGCGGAACAAGCAAAAATCGCACAGAAAAAATCTGAATTAGATGACACCGTTGTTAACGAACACGCAGAGAAAAAAGACGAGCACAACGCGTGATCGTTTTGGCGTTTTAATCAAATAACGGGATTAAAAAATAGAATATGTTTGGCATTAGTTCGTTTGAGCTGCTGATCATTTTTGTGGTGGCCTTGATTGTGATCGGGCCCCAAAAAATGCCAGAAGCAGTGCGCAGTGTAGGTCGATTTATCGGGAAGGTGAAAAACTACACTGATAATATTCGTTCAGAACTTGAGCGGGAGCTTCACGTTGATGAGGTGAAAGAGTCGCTCAATGAGCTTAAAAATAGCGAGAGTATGAAATCGCTGCAAAAAGAGCTCACCAGTTTGAAATCGGATACCGAATCGGCTGTTAGCGGCATGAAATCGCAGTTAAACGATGGCTTAAACACCGTTAAAAATCCGCTCGATGCGGCTACTTCCCATCTTAAAAAAGATTTAACGGAGCTTGAAAGCTCGGTGAAAAAACCGCTCTTTAGTAAGCATGCGCCCAGCAACTTACTTGAAAGTGGGGGTGAGGATGTCGAGGCGCTCCATGACGAGGATCTTATGGATGAGCTCTATCACGATAGCGACCTTCCCGAGCTTCCTTTAAGTGAGGCCGATCTTGCAGGGGCGAAAGCTGAAATCGAGGCTTTTGAAGCGGATAACTTCTCTCACAGTAGCACTATTGTGGAGGAAGATGACACCATTATGACGGCGCCACCAAAAGGATTTAATCCGATTAAATCAACCGATGGCGTTGAAGTGGATTGGCAGATGCGTCTTCGTGAACGTCAGCTTGAAATTGCGGCGAAAAACAATGAGAGCGCCAATGCGATGTATGAGTTTTTAAAACGTCAGAAAAATCGTAAACTTCTCACCGAGCGGGAGCGTCACGAGCGCTATCTTGAGCGGTTAGAGGAGATTAATCGCGCATCATGAATTCACTATTTTTAGATTGTAAAAAAGACGATCTCTTTTCCGTTCGCCGTGAAAAAGGGAAATTCTCCTTTAATGAAGAAGTGGTGAGCGTTTTTCCCGATATGATTCGTCGCTCGGTGCCGGGCTATACCACCATTGTGGAAAATATCGGCCATCTCGCGCCCTATTTTGCCACCGAAAATAGTCATCTGTATGATTTGGGAAGCTCGCTTGGTGCGGTTTCGATGGTGCTTCGCGCAGCGGTCAATAAGGCCAATTGCCGGGTGATCGCGCTTGATAGTTCAGCGGCGATGGTGGAAAAATCGAAAGAGTATTTTAAAGCGCAAGAGATGATGGTGGAATCCCTGCTGCCGATCGAGGTGGTTGAGGCAGATATCACCGACTTTGAGTATGAAAATGCCTCTCTTATGACGATGAATTTCACCTTGCAATTTATTCCGCCCGAGAAACGGTTAGCGCTCTTAACCAAACTCCGCAAGGGTTTAAATCCGGGCGGCGCGCTCTTTTTATCGGAAAAGTTACGCCTTGAAGACCCCGAAGAGCATGAGTTTATCAATGCGCTGCATCTAGAGTTTAAGCGGGCAAATGGCTACTCCGAGCTAGAGATTGCACAAAAGCGCGATTCGCTTGTGGATGTGATGAAGATTAACACCTTTAGCGAGCATCGTGAACGCCTGCTTGCAGCGGGATTTAGCAAAGTATATCTCTGGAGCCGAACCCTTAATTTTGGCTCAATTTTAGCGATCGCTTAATTTTATAAAGTTCAACATAATAGATTAATCATGATTAGTTATGAAAATTTAACGCGCGGTTTAGATGAGACCCATCTCCGCGCTTTTATTCGTTCATTAGAACCCGTTTTAGCCCCGATTTTAGCGAAAAAGCATGGCGATAGCCCGCGTTGGGAGCATGCCGTTCTCGATCTTCCAGAGATAAATGCGCTCGAGGTTGAGCTAAAAGAGGCGTTTAAACTTGTGGGCGAGACCGATGAGATTGCCCTTAAAGATGCGTTAAAGCGTTTAATGCCGTGGCGCAAGGGCCCCTTTACCTTTGCCGGCGTGCACATTGATACGGAATGGCGTTCGGACTTTAAGTGGGCACGGGTTGCACCGCATATCGATTTGACGCAAAAGAGCGTGCTCGATGTGGGATCGGGAAATGGCTATTACGGCTACCGCATGCTTGGTGCAGGGGCGGCGCGCGTTGTGGGGATTGATCCGAATTGGCTCTTTCTCTATCAATTTTTAGCGGCAAAAACCTATCTGCCTGAGGCGCCGATTTGGCAATTGCCACTCACCCTTGAAGATCTGCCCGCGGATAGTGAAACTTTTGATGTCACTTTTTCCATGGGCGTTCTCTATCATCGCCGCTCGCCGATGGATCATTTTTATGATCTCAAAGCGACGTTGAAACCGGGCGGAGAATTGGTGCTTGAAACGATCGTGATTGATGGCGATGAAAATACCGTGTTAGTGCCGGAAGATCGTTATGCACAGATGCGTAATGTCTGGTTTTTACCCTCAGTTGCGGCATTAACCCGTTGGCTTGAGCGTTGCGGATTTAAAGAGGTGCGTTGCGTGGATCTATCGGTCACAACCCTTGATGAACAGCGCACCACCGAGTGGATGGATTATCTCTCACTGCCGGATTTTTTAGACCTCAATGATCGCACTAAAACGATTGAAGGTTATCCCGCGCCAAAACGTGCGGTGATGATTGCGCGAAAACCGAAGTAATCGCTAAATAGGCGGTAAGAAAAAAGCGAATCCCGGATTCTTTTATGAAAGAGGAGATTCGCTTTTTTGTATCTGATGCTTTTTACGCGAGCGCGGGAATAATATAGATCTCTACAAACTTACGCATGCCGTAGATAATGCCGGCAAAGAGTAGGGCGTTGGCGAGAATCGAAATGATAATCCCGCGAGGACGATTGAGATAACGAAAGAGTACCGGGCCGATCGTCATAAAGTTCGCCGCATTTAAAAAGGCAAAAAGATAAAAGAGAGTGACATAGAGAGTTGGCGCTTGAATATCAAGAAGATTTGTTACCGGATATTCAAGTAAAATTGTGCCCACATAGGTCGTTGAGATAAATGCAATTGCCGTAATACCAGCAAAGAGTGCAAAGGGGCGCAGATTTTTCCGTTCTTTAAAGAGAGCGCCGGCCAAAAAGATCATAAAGACGGCGATAATCGACACCGGCACCATCATTTTCGGGCGGGTAAAGACGAAATTAAAGATAAACATCAAGATCCAGATCACCGCATAACCGCCCGCTGTTTTTGGCGGAGGTGTAGAGGATTTGATCGGCGCTTGATCGGTTTTATTGGGTTGTGTTTGGGTCATAAAACTCCTTTATCAGCATTGATTAACGTTCAAGATAGGGATTGGGTAGACCGAGTTCCGCCAAAATTTGAATCTCAAGCCCTTCCATCTCCTCAGCTTCCTCATCGGTAATATGATCAAAACCTAAAAGGTGGAGCGTTCCGTGCACGGTCATGTGGGTTAAATGGGCGTTCACGGTTTTTTCTTGTTCGGCCGCCTCTTGAATGATTACATCCATGGCAATAATAATATCGCCGAGCGTTGGAATATGTTCGTCGATAAAATCGGGTACTTCAAAGGGAAAGGAGAGCACATTGGTGGGTTTATCTTTATCGCGATACTCCCGATTGAGGGTTTGAATTTCTTCATTTTCCACAAAGCGGATCGCCACATCGCTTGGCTTATCATACTCAGCTGTTTTAAGTGCCGTTTCAATCCAGCGCTTAAACTCAGCCTCTTCCGGAAGGGTATGCTCGGTGTCGTTAATGAGATCGAGGGTTAATTCCATGTCGGTTCCTCATTGTGTTCTTTGCGCATCGCCTCACGGCGAAGTTTACGGGCTTCTCGTTCGGCCTCGTCATTCGCTTCTGCAATTTCGTAAGCGTTAATAATTTTAGCAACGAGCGGGTGGCGCACAACGTCCACGGCGGTAAAGTAGCTAATGCCGATACCATCAACGTCATCCAAGGTTTTAATCGCATGATTAAGCCCCGAGGTGAGATGGCGCGGCAGGTCGATCTGGGAGGCATCCCCTGTTACAACAGCGGTTGAGCCAAACCCGATTCGCGTTAAAAACATCTTCATCTGTTCGATAGTGGTATTTTGCGCTTCATCGAGAATAATAAAGGCATCATTTAAGGTGCGACCACGCATAAAGGCGAGCGGTGCAATCTCGATGGTGTGGCGCTCAATCAGTTTATGAACCGTTTCAAACCCGAGCATTTCATAGAGCGCATCATAAAGGGGGCGCAGATACGGGTCGATCTTTTCCACAAGATCCCCCGGCAGGAATCCAAGTTTTTCCCCAGCCTCAACGGCAGGGCGAACGAGGATAATGCGGCGCACTTCATCTTTTTGGAGTGCTTCAACGGCAGCGGCAACGGCGAGATAGGTTTTCCCC
The window above is part of the Ignatzschineria sp. RMDPL8A genome. Proteins encoded here:
- the tatA gene encoding Sec-independent protein translocase subunit TatA, which encodes MGALSIWHWLIVLLVVVLVFGTSKLRNMGKDLGSAVKGFKEAVGEGEKEAEQAKIAQKKSELDDTVVNEHAEKKDEHNA
- the tatB gene encoding Sec-independent protein translocase protein TatB, which gives rise to MFGISSFELLIIFVVALIVIGPQKMPEAVRSVGRFIGKVKNYTDNIRSELERELHVDEVKESLNELKNSESMKSLQKELTSLKSDTESAVSGMKSQLNDGLNTVKNPLDAATSHLKKDLTELESSVKKPLFSKHAPSNLLESGGEDVEALHDEDLMDELYHDSDLPELPLSEADLAGAKAEIEAFEADNFSHSSTIVEEDDTIMTAPPKGFNPIKSTDGVEVDWQMRLRERQLEIAAKNNESANAMYEFLKRQKNRKLLTERERHERYLERLEEINRAS
- the cmoA gene encoding carboxy-S-adenosyl-L-methionine synthase CmoA, with protein sequence MNSLFLDCKKDDLFSVRREKGKFSFNEEVVSVFPDMIRRSVPGYTTIVENIGHLAPYFATENSHLYDLGSSLGAVSMVLRAAVNKANCRVIALDSSAAMVEKSKEYFKAQEMMVESLLPIEVVEADITDFEYENASLMTMNFTLQFIPPEKRLALLTKLRKGLNPGGALFLSEKLRLEDPEEHEFINALHLEFKRANGYSELEIAQKRDSLVDVMKINTFSEHRERLLAAGFSKVYLWSRTLNFGSILAIA
- the gpmI gene encoding 2,3-bisphosphoglycerate-independent phosphoglycerate mutase; this translates as MNTPKPLVLCILDGWGFRKETENNAIAAANTPNWDRFLEIGATTLINTSGEFVGLPDGQMGNSEVGHMNIGAGRVVYQDFTRITQEIETGELGRNPVINSAFSDIKEEGKALHVFGLLSPGGVHSNEAHIFALIKQAVEKGVEEIYLHAFLDGRDMPPRSAKASLEKADALFKSLGKGRVATMIGRYFAMDRDKRWDRVEKAYNLISQGLGEYHAESTLEGLEAAYERGENDEFVEPTVIGEKVKINHGDAVVFMNFRADRAREITYPFTEDDFEGFTPKYRPKLSHYITLTQYQEGLNVEIAYPPVEIKNGLGEVLAHEGLAQLRIAETEKYPHVTFFFNGGEEKVFPNEERILVSSPKVATYDLQPEMSAPEVTEKLVEAIHSGKFDVIICNYANPDMVGHTGVFDAIVKAVEAVDSGIGKVYEAVKAMGGEMLVTADHGNAEKTWDPATEQPHTAHTTGPVPLIYLGRKATLSPDGSLCDLSPTILSLIGVKQPSEMTGKNLVNFQ
- the cmoB gene encoding tRNA 5-methoxyuridine(34)/uridine 5-oxyacetic acid(34) synthase CmoB; the encoded protein is MISYENLTRGLDETHLRAFIRSLEPVLAPILAKKHGDSPRWEHAVLDLPEINALEVELKEAFKLVGETDEIALKDALKRLMPWRKGPFTFAGVHIDTEWRSDFKWARVAPHIDLTQKSVLDVGSGNGYYGYRMLGAGAARVVGIDPNWLFLYQFLAAKTYLPEAPIWQLPLTLEDLPADSETFDVTFSMGVLYHRRSPMDHFYDLKATLKPGGELVLETIVIDGDENTVLVPEDRYAQMRNVWFLPSVAALTRWLERCGFKEVRCVDLSVTTLDEQRTTEWMDYLSLPDFLDLNDRTKTIEGYPAPKRAVMIARKPK
- a CDS encoding S41 family peptidase; translated protein: MKFKRLWLALFLTGQLTLGLAQGSPLADETPQSDISDAPITVPAMPSASSHDPLPIDDVRLFIETLEQLKENYVDPISDKDLMTNAIKGMLSGLDPHSTFYTQDEYESAKESTSGEFAGLGIEVTADRGFIKVISPIDGSPAEKAGIKPGDNIIQIDDIAVQTIDTDKAIKMLRGDVGTTVTIKVLRDQSNTPLTFEIIRDVIKTKSVQYETLNDSIAYVRLSQFQEGSTKEVESAIKEMQTHAIAKKGAIKGMILDLRNNPGGLLDEAVSLSDLFIQNGLIVYTKGRAEHAQESFSATKGDLLAGAPIIVLINSGSASASEIVAGALQDQKRALVVGEKSFGKGSVQTVIDLADGQGLKYTSARYYTPNGTSIQTTGIIPDVMVAPVNVELQTQLLSIREQDIKGHLENENGNAPAEIHYIDNSKHAETDYYLYEALNILQALMVTKENQLI
- the uvrA gene encoding excinuclease ABC subunit UvrA codes for the protein MDDIIIQGARTHNLKNINLTLPRNKLIVITGLSGSGKSSLAFDTLYAEGQRRYVESLSAYARQFLSMMDKPDVDHIAGLSPAISIEQKSTSHNPRSTVGTVTEIYDYLRLLFARIGTPHCPTHKLPLNAQTITQMVDMTLELSDEKRLMLISPIIRNRKGEHAKLFDELKAQGFLRVRIDGEVYEIDQIPTINPKQNHTVDVVVDRFRVRPDLALRLAESLEIALDLSDGLAQIVDMQSGETELSFSANYACPECGFSIPELEPRLFSFNNPAGACPSCEGLGVSQFFDPDKVITSRSLPLSDGAIRGWDKNSAYYFAMLQSLAAHYQFNIDTPFEELPKKIQEIVLYGSGSEEIEFHYVTNQGKRSIRIHEFEGILPNLERRYHETDSQVVRENLTRFLATRPCPKCHGSRLGEAAQNILIANKAIHQITALPIDEALDWAKTVELKGAKAEIADKIFKEIVERLGFLVNVGLDYLNLSRSAETLSGGEAQRIRLASQIGAGLVGVLYVLDEPSIGLHQRDNDRLLKTLIHLRDLGNTVIVVEHDEDAINAADYIVDIGPGAGVHGGNIVAEGTPLQIKKNKHSLTGAYLSGRKKIEVPTERTAPDPERFLELVGATGNNLKNVTAKFPLGLLTCVTGVSGSGKSTLVNDTLYGAIARALNDNHSVEIAPHKALNGLEHIDKIVNIDQSPIGRTPRSNPATYTGLFTPIRELFAGTPEARARGYQPGRFSFNVKGGRCEHCQGDGLIKVEMHFLPDIYVMCDECHGKRYNRETLEIKYKGKAINEVLDMTVEDACEFFEAIPVVHRRLKTLMDVGLSYITLGQNATTLSGGEAQRVKLSRELSKRDTGKTVYILDEPTTGLHFDDIAELLQVIHHLRDQGNTIIIIEHNLDVIKTADWIIDLGPEGGAKGGEILISGTPEAVAKCKKSYTGKFLAPFLKK
- a CDS encoding PhoH family protein; this translates as METKNFELESDNRRLANLAGNLDEHIRLIEKRCFVEIANRGAKFLITGADSRNVETAQAIIEALFKETPTKQLTPDDVHLMIAEIGNDTVAAPTLTHFKEHVIKTKGGVIKGRTLAQKEYLHTIATNDINFGIGPAGTGKTYLAVAAAVEALQKDEVRRIILVRPAVEAGEKLGFLPGDLVEKIDPYLRPLYDALYEMLGFETVHKLIERHTIEIAPLAFMRGRTLNDAFIILDEAQNTTIEQMKMFLTRIGFGSTAVVTGDASQIDLPRHLTSGLNHAIKTLDDVDGIGISYFTAVDVVRHPLVAKIINAYEIAEANDEAEREARKLRREAMRKEHNEEPTWN
- the ybeY gene encoding rRNA maturation RNase YbeY; amino-acid sequence: MELTLDLINDTEHTLPEEAEFKRWIETALKTAEYDKPSDVAIRFVENEEIQTLNREYRDKDKPTNVLSFPFEVPDFIDEHIPTLGDIIIAMDVIIQEAAEQEKTVNAHLTHMTVHGTLHLLGFDHITDEEAEEMEGLEIQILAELGLPNPYLER